From Lycium ferocissimum isolate CSIRO_LF1 chromosome 12, AGI_CSIRO_Lferr_CH_V1, whole genome shotgun sequence, one genomic window encodes:
- the LOC132039935 gene encoding kaempferol 3-O-beta-D-galactosyltransferase-like codes for MCNHHVAVLAFPFATHAGLLLGLVQRVANSLPNVTFTFLSTSKSNSLIFTNTQNCNTNIKPFNVSDGVPEGYVLGGGGIEELIGLFFKSAGKNLRNAIAAAEDDSGKKITCVMADAFMWFSGEIAEELNVSWIPVWTSAAGSLSVHFYTDLIRENVGIEGIDGREDEILKFIPGFSELRLGDLPGGVVSGDLQSPFSVMLHKMGKTIGNGTAIPVNSFEELDPPIVQDLKSKFNHFLNVGPFNLTSPPLSANNIDKNGCIEWLDNQEPNSVVYIGFGTVATPPPNELKAMAEALEEIKIPFLWSIKENFMSHFPKGFLENTSEYGKIVPWAPQVQVLEHSSTGVFINHGGCNSVLESIASGVPIICRPFFGDHHLNSWMVEKVWRIGVKIEGGVFTKSNTMVALDLVLSKNREELKEQIGMYKDLALKAVGPSGSSTQNFKKLVEIITSSK; via the exons atgtgcaatCACCATGTTGCTGTTCTAGCATTCCCTTTTGCAACACATGCTGGCCTTTTACTTGGACTTGTCCAAAGGGTAGCAAATTCATTACCTAATGTGACATTCACATTCTTGAGCACTTCCAAATCAAATTCATTAATTTTCACTAATACTCAAAATTGTAACACCAATATTAAGCCCTTTAACGTCTCCGATGGTGTCCCAGAGGGTTACGTGCTTGGAGGAGGAGGTATCGAGGAGCTTATCGGGTTGTTCTTTAAATCCGCAGGCAAAAATCTTCGAAATGCAATAGCAGCTGCTGAGGATGACTCAGGAAAAAAGATTACATGTGTGATGGCAGATGCATTTATGTGGTTTTCTGGTGAGATTGCTGAGGAATTGAACGTTAGTTGGATTCCTGTATGGACTTCTGCGGCTGGATCACTCTCTGTTCATTTTTACACTGATCTTATTAGAGAAAATGTTGGGATCGAAG GAATTGATGGACGTGAagatgaaattttgaaatttattccTGGATTTTCTGAGTTAAGGCTTGGTGATTTGCCTGGTGGAGTTGTCTCGGGAGACCTACAATCGCCATTTTCGGTCATGCTTCACAAAATGGGCAAAACAATAGGAAATGGCACTGCCATACCAGTAAATTCTTTTGAAGAATTAGACCCTCCAATTGTCCAAGATCTCAAGTCCAAATTCAACCATTTCCTCAATGTTGGCCCTTTTAATTTAACCTCACCACCACTCTCAGCAAATAATATAGACAAAAATGGTTGTATTGAGTGGCTAGATAATCAAGAACCAAACTCTGTGGTTTATATAGGATTTGGCACTGTTGCAACACCACCACCTAATGAGTTAAAAGCTATGGCTGAAGCACTTGAAGAAATCAAGATTCCTTTTCTTTGGTCAATTAAAGAGAATTTTATGTCACACTTTCCAAAAGGGTTTTTGGAAAACACAAGTGAGTATGGTAAAATTGTGCCATGGGCACCACAAGTACAAGTTCTTGAACATAGTTCAACTGGGGTTTTTATAAATCACGGCGGATGTAATTCTGTTTTGGAGAGCATAGCGTCTGGCGTGCCTATAATTTGTAGGCCATTTTTTGGAGATCATCATTTGAATTCTTGGATGGTTGAGAAAgtttggagaattggagtgaaaatTGAAGGTGGGGTTTTTACTAAGAGTAATACTATGGTTGCACTTGACTTGGTTTTGTCCAAAAATAGGGAAGAATTGAAGGAACAAATTGGAATGTACAAAGATCTTGCTCTCAAAGCTGTTGGACCAAGTGGGAGTTCAacacaaaatttcaagaaattggtTGAGATTATCACATCTTCCAAGTGA
- the LOC132040681 gene encoding protein DETOXIFICATION 16-like produces the protein MDTQNIECPLIVETEKEDCKNSGICDEILAEVKKLLVLAGPLMSVNFSLFALQVMSVMFVGHLGELALSGASMATSFASVIGLSLLMGLANALDTLCGQSYGAKQYHTVSIHMQRAMFVLLLVSFPLVFIWANAGQILVILGQDPEIAAEAGSYARYMIPSIYAYGFLQCHIRFLQAQNIVLPMMFSAGITTLLHIFTCWILVFKSGIGNKGAALANAISYWINFLLLAAYVRISPSCKSTWTGFSKEAFCDTWKYLKLAIPSAAMFCLEIWSYETMVLLSGLLPNPKLETSVLSISLNTCWMVYMIPLGLSGATSVRVSNELGAARPQAARLAACTAVFLVATEGIVAAIVLISVRKLWGYCYSTEEEVVGYVAKMLVLIAGSHFLDGIQSVLSGTVRGCGWQKIGSVINLGAYYLFGIPAGVILAFVYHFGGKGLWLGITLAIFAQALLLLIVTLRTNWEKEAKKAADRVTPELASREENAE, from the exons ATGGATACTCAAAATATTGAGTGCCCATTGATTGTAGAAACTGAAAAAGAAGACTGTAAAAACAGTGGAATATGTGATGAGATTTTAgcagaagtgaagaagttattGGTATTAGCAGGGCCACTTATGTCAGTGAATTTTTCACTATTTGCCTTACAGGTTATGTCTGTTATGTTTGTTGGTCATCTTGGAGAGTTAGCTCTTTCTGGTGCTTCTATGGCTACTTCTTTTGCTTCTGTAATTGGTCTCAGCTTGTTg ATGGGATTGGCAAATGCACTGGACACTTTATGTGGGCAATCATACGGTGCAAAGCAGTATCATACGGTCAGTATCCATATGCAAAGGGCAATGTTTGTTCTTCTACTTGTCAGTTTTCCTCTTGTCTTCATTTGGGCTAATGCAGGACAAATTCTTGTAATATTGGGACAAGATCCAGAAATAGCAGCTGAAGCAGGAAGTTACGCGCGCTATATGATTCCATCTATCTACGCGTACGGGTTTCTCCAGTGTCATATTAGATTTCTACAAGCCCAAAACATTGTGCTACCGATGATGTTCAGTGCCGGAATCACTACTTTGCTGCATATATTCACTTGTTGGATTCTGGTCTTTAAATCTGGCATAGGCAACAAAGGTGCTGCTCTGGCTAACGCTATATCCTACTGGATCAATTTCTTGTTGCTAGCAGCATATGTCAGAATATCGCCTTCCTGCAAAAGCACTTGGACCGGATTTTCAAAAGAGGCGTTTTGTGATACTTGGAAATATCTAAAACTTGCCATTCCCTCAGCTGCTATGTTCTG CTTAGAGATTTGGTCTTACGAAACAATGGTTCTGTTGTCCGGGCTTCTTCCAAATCCGAAGCTCGAGACCTCAGTTCTTTCAATCAG CCTTAATACGTGTTGGATGGTGTATATGATACCTCTAGGACTAAGTGGCGCCACGAG CGTAAGAGTTTCAAATGAACTAGGTGCGGCACGACCTCAAGCAGCTCGTTTAGCAGCTTGCACAGCAGTATTCTTGGTGGCTACAGAAGGCATTGTTGCAGCAATAGTTTTGATTTCGGTTCGTAAACTCTGGGGCTACTGTTATAGCACTGAGGAAGAAGTAGTGGGATATGTAGCAAAAATGCTAGTCTTGATAGCAGGATCCCACTTCTTAGATGGTATTCAGTCTGTACTTTCAG GTACTGTGAGAGGGTGTGGCTGGCAAAAGATAGGGTCAGTCATAAACTTGGGAGCTTATTACCTTTTCGGAATACCTGCTGGTGTTATATTAGCTTTTGTCTACCATTTTGGTGGAAAG GGACTATGGTTGGGAATCACTCTTGCCATCTTTGCACAAGCACTACTTCTTTTAATAGTTACGCTGCGGACAAATTGGGAAAAAGAG GCAAAGAAGGCAGCTGATAGGGTGACTCCAGAGCTAGCAAGCAGAGAAGAAAATGCAGAATGA